GGCCCCAATCGAGCCAAAGACAATCCGGGAGGTTCACCGTTCCGTCTGCACTGGCTTGAACCAGGGAATCGGTATCAGCGATGAATCGGACGCCATCGAAGTGGCCCACAAAGTACTGCCCTCCCGAACCGCCGGCCACGGCACCGGGATTGATGTTGACCACCAGGATCCACTTGACATGGTCTGGGTCTCCGTCGACGGGGAGGGGGAAGAGATCAGGACATTCCCACTCGCCGCCGGTGGCATTGGCAGGGCCGAAGGTGCTCAAGTACTCCCATGCTTTGAGGTCGTCGGAACGGTACAGGACAACCTGCTGATGCTGGGCCTCCACCGCAACCATCACCCAGAAAGCACCGTCGGAGCCCTCATGGCGAAACACCTTGGGATCCCTGAAATGTGCCGAGCCCCGGTTGAGGACAGGATTGCCCGCGTACTTCTGCCACGTCATGCCCGAGTCGGTGGAGAAGGCGAGCGACTGTGCCTGGGTCCCCTGCAGCCCTGAGCCTTCCTTGAAAGCACTGGTGTAGATGGCAACCAGCGGAGGGTTCTCCAGTGTGCCCAAACCGGACGTGTTATCTTCGTCCACCACCACGCTGCCGGAGAACACGTCCTCCTGCTCGTCGCAGGCGATGGCAACCGGGTGTTCGGTCCAGTGCAGTAGATCCTCTGAGGTGGCGTGACCCCAGGACATGTTGCCCCAGACGTTATCGAACGGGTTGTTTTGGTAGAAGAGGTGGTAAACACCCTGGTTGTACACCAGCCCATTGGGATCGTTCAGCCAGGTGTTGGTGGCCGTGTAGTGAAGTGCGGGCCGGCTCATAAGTTGGGCTGAACCGGCAGGGTGAATGGTTGTATCAGTCATTGGAGTTCTTTCGGGAAGTGTGTGCCAGTTCCAGCGATCCGCTCAGTTCGGCCCGCGTTGGCGGGTTGGCTCCGTGCCGTCCCACGGTGATGGCCGCAGCGAGGGAAGCCGCCGTTCCCAGCCTGGTGAGGTCGGCGTCGTCGAAAACGGACTGCGGGTTCTCCACCAGTCCTGCGATCAGGGCGGACATGTAGGAATCGCCCGCGCCGACAGTATCTTTAACCGCCACAGCTGGCGCCGGCACATGGACCTCGGCGGTCTTGGACCATAGATAGGACCCTGACCCGCCATCGGTGATGATGGCCGCTTCCGGCCCCAGGCCAAGAAGGTGGCGCCCGACGGCGGCAGGAGACCACCGTGGGTAGAGCCAGAGGGCGTCTTCCGAACTGAGTTTCACCACGGTAGCCAGTGCCGCGGTGCGCTCGAAGGTTTGCAGGGCTGCAGCGTGGTCCGGGAGGAGCGTGGGGCGAATATTGGGATCGTAGGTGATGGTGCAGCGGCCGGAGAACAGTTCCAGGACGGAGCGGACCTGAGTTGCCCCGGGCTCCATGAACGCGGCCAAAGACCCTGTGTGCAGTACCTTCGGGAGGAACGTCGGACTGATAGCGGGGAGATCCCACTGGAAGTCGAACTCGTACTCCGCGGAGCCTTTGCTGTCTAGGATCGCCCTGGCAGTTGACGTCCTGGGGAGGTGTTCGGCTCCCGGCATCATGGACACGCCAGCGCTCGCCAAGTGCTCCTGAATCCGCGCGCTGCGGTGGTCCTTGCCCAATGCTGTGAGAAACGCAGTGCTGATACCCAGGCGACCGAGCCCGAAGGCAACGTTGAGCCCGGAACCGCCCGGGAACTCGACGGCTCCTGCCGCTGTGTCAATGACGTCGATGAGGGCTTCGCCAACTACTACGACGTCCGTTTCAGGGCAGGAGGGGACAGGGCGGCTGTGCATTGATGATCCTTCGTGGTGGGCGCGTCCGAGGCCGGACGCGGTGGAAGTCAGGTGGTGGTGCGCGCAATCTGTTCTGCACTGCCTTCGCGAGGCCCGGGCTGCGGGGACGCGACGGAATTGCGCAGGACCAACGGGCAGGGAAGAACGGTGGGATGGGCCGTCAACAGTTGCAAGTCCGTTTTTCCCTCGATGGCGTCAATCAGGTTTTTGGTTGCCCACGCGCCCATTTCATAGTGCGGAAGGGCCACAGTGGTCAGCGATGGGTACAGATTTTCCGCGATGAGCTGCTGGTTATCGAATCCCACAATGGAGAGGTCCTCCGGTATTCGCAGCCCGAGCTCCCCGGCTGCCCTGTAAGCACCCATGGCCATACGGTCGTTGTAGCAGAAGATGGCCGTGGGGCGGTGAGGCGATTGCAGAACCCGCAGTGCCGCTTCATGGCCACCTGGCACCTCGGACAGTTCCGAGTGGACCAGCTCCTCATGGAACGTCAGCCCGGCGTCGGCCAGCGTGTCTTGGAAAGCCTTGAGCCTGGAGTGCGTTGCCGGTACGTCATCGGTGTTGTTGATCATTCCGATCCGCGTGTGACCGGCGTCGATCAGGGTTTGAACCGCGAGGCGTGCACCGCCGGCTTCGTCGGGGATGACCGCTGAAACGGAGCGGTTGATGTCCTCGGAGTCCACGAGGACCGCCGGAACACCGGTGAGATTCTTGGGAAGGGACAGCTTCCGGTGATACATGGTGGCGTACAGGATGCCATCCACTTGCCGGTCCAACAGATCAGCGACGTCGCTTTCGCGTGAGTCCTGCGAA
This genomic interval from Paenarthrobacter aurescens TC1 contains the following:
- a CDS encoding putative inulinase (identified by match to protein family HMM PF00251), with protein sequence MTDTTIHPAGSAQLMSRPALHYTATNTWLNDPNGLVYNQGVYHLFYQNNPFDNVWGNMSWGHATSEDLLHWTEHPVAIACDEQEDVFSGSVVVDEDNTSGLGTLENPPLVAIYTSAFKEGSGLQGTQAQSLAFSTDSGMTWQKYAGNPVLNRGSAHFRDPKVFRHEGSDGAFWVMVAVEAQHQQVVLYRSDDLKAWEYLSTFGPANATGGEWECPDLFPLPVDGDPDHVKWILVVNINPGAVAGGSGGQYFVGHFDGVRFIADTDSLVQASADGTVNLPDCLWLDWGRDYYAAVSFSNAPNNRRIMIGWMNNWDYANSLPTQPWRSSMSLAREVELTTINGLPRLVQRPVLSPGFGRNIHTVQDMEVGSSPLALPDFDTAQVIDADILPGTARVVSLTLFGATRLSFDAATHQLTLDRRNSGHTTFHEKFASTESAPVVLEDGILRLQVIVDHGSVEVFAQGGKVALTDLVFPGPGSVGTELSAEGGTATVRKLTVSAVS
- a CDS encoding fructokinase (identified by match to protein family HMM PF00294), coding for MHSRPVPSCPETDVVVVGEALIDVIDTAAGAVEFPGGSGLNVAFGLGRLGISTAFLTALGKDHRSARIQEHLASAGVSMMPGAEHLPRTSTARAILDSKGSAEYEFDFQWDLPAISPTFLPKVLHTGSLAAFMEPGATQVRSVLELFSGRCTITYDPNIRPTLLPDHAAALQTFERTAALATVVKLSSEDALWLYPRWSPAAVGRHLLGLGPEAAIITDGGSGSYLWSKTAEVHVPAPAVAVKDTVGAGDSYMSALIAGLVENPQSVFDDADLTRLGTAASLAAAITVGRHGANPPTRAELSGSLELAHTSRKNSND
- a CDS encoding putative transcriptional regulator, lacI family (identified by match to protein family HMM PF00356; match to protein family HMM PF00532), yielding MTKRSVGIKDVAAAAGVSVTTVSHVLNDVAYARVGTETRERVHQAAQQLGYGPNRLAQALRTQRSGMIGFISEEIATTPHAGRIILGAEETARARGYNIMIINSTSTGSQDSRESDVADLLDRQVDGILYATMYHRKLSLPKNLTGVPAVLVDSEDINRSVSAVIPDEAGGARLAVQTLIDAGHTRIGMINNTDDVPATHSRLKAFQDTLADAGLTFHEELVHSELSEVPGGHEAALRVLQSPHRPTAIFCYNDRMAMGAYRAAGELGLRIPEDLSIVGFDNQQLIAENLYPSLTTVALPHYEMGAWATKNLIDAIEGKTDLQLLTAHPTVLPCPLVLRNSVASPQPGPREGSAEQIARTTT